The following coding sequences lie in one Sorex araneus isolate mSorAra2 chromosome 4, mSorAra2.pri, whole genome shotgun sequence genomic window:
- the LOC101555790 gene encoding cytochrome c oxidase subunit 7A2, mitochondrial — MLRNLMALRQITQRTISTASRRQFENKVPEKQKLFQEDNGIPVHLKGGVSDALLYRATMILTVGGTAYAIYQLVMASFPKKQD, encoded by the exons ATGCTGCGGAATCTGATG GCTCTTCGTCAGattactcagaggaccataagtaCTGCTTCCCGCAGGCAGTTTGAAAATAAGGTTCCTGAGAAACAAAAGCTGTTCCAG GAGGATAATGGAATTCCTGTGCATCTAAAGGGTGGGGTGTCTGATGCCCTCCTGTATAGAGCCACTATGATTCTGACAGTTGGTG gaacaGCATATGCCATATATCAGCTGGTTATGGCTTCGTTTCCCAAGAAGCAGGATTGA